The proteins below are encoded in one region of Cololabis saira isolate AMF1-May2022 chromosome 13, fColSai1.1, whole genome shotgun sequence:
- the LOC133457675 gene encoding uncharacterized protein LOC133457675, with translation MSYITAIDVSLNEGEEEMLRGNGYIQIPVNTNIGNSGDKVYLWYMRGSSQGVTRVQLSFNDAMTKGLIEAGYQKIDKDLNAKTGGDQINLWYCTVPNEVPIVDLFIATEAGDEAQLFRLGWERLACNLNRKAGGKRIYLWVKREKTMYLCDIMATKGFEKDQQLFKKGFIRIDETTNRAAGGPFIFIWYLQKADSHEAITDLQVSTTKEEVDFWKNNSYSLVDQDLNEGTDGNQINLWYKRKESSDPIKTATLIVKKFSALSYSRAGVQIIYRNLNQGNEGALEYLCFYQ, from the coding sequence ATGAGTTACATCACTGCCATCGACGTGTCTCTGAACGAGGGTGAGGAGGAAATGCTACGTGGTAATGGCTACATCCAAATTCCTGTTAATACAAACATTGGAAACTCAGGAGATAAAGTTTACCTCTGGTACATGAGAGGCAGCAGTCAAGGTGTAACCAGGGTTCAGCTCTCGTTCAATGATGCCATGACTAAGGGCCTGATAGAAGCAGGTTACCAGAAGATCGACAAAGACCTGAATGCAAAAACGGGTGGTGACCAAATCAACCTGTGGTACTGCACAGTTCCCAACGAAGTTCCCATTGTTGACTTGTTCATCGCTACAGAAGCAGGAGATGAAGCCCAGCTGTTCAGACTTGGTTGGGAAAGGCTGGCCTGTAACCTGAATAGGAAGGCTGGGGGAAAAAGGATCTACCTGTGGgtgaagagagaaaaaacaatgtATCTCTGTGACATCATGGCCACTAAAGGTTTTGAAAAGGACCAGCAACTCTTCAAGAAAGGCTTCATCCGAATAGATGAGACcaccaacagagctgcaggagggCCCTTCATCTTCATCTGGTACCTTCAGAAAGCTGATAGCCACGAGGCCATCACTGATCTGCAAGTCTCCACTACCAAGGAGGAGGTTGATTTTTGGAAAAATAATTCGTATAGTTTAGTGGATCAGGATCTGAACGAGGGAACAGATGGAAACCAGATCAACCTGTGGTACAAGAGAAAGGAATCCAGCGACCCCATCAAGACCGCCACTCTGATCGTCAAGAAATTTAGTGCATTGTCATATAGCAGGGCCGGAGTCCAGATCATCTACAGAAATCTCAATCAAGGAAATGAGGGAGCTTTAGAGTACCTGTGTTTTTACCAGTga